The following are encoded in a window of Dama dama isolate Ldn47 chromosome 17, ASM3311817v1, whole genome shotgun sequence genomic DNA:
- the TIGD2 gene encoding tigger transposable element-derived protein 2: protein MLGKRKRVVLTIKDKLDIIKKLEEGISFKKLSVVYGIGESTVRDIKKNKERIINYANSSDPTSGVSKRKSMKSSTYEELDRVMIEWFNQQKTDGIPVSGTICAKQAKFFFDALGMEGDFNASSGWLTRFKQRHGIPKAAGKGTKLKGDETAASEFCGNFQEFVERESLQPEQIYGADQTGLFWKCLPSRTLALETEQSSSGYRSSRERIIIMCCANATGLHKLNLCVVGKAKKPRAFKGADLSNLPVTYFSQKSAWIEHSVFRQWFEKYFVPQVQKHLKSKGLLEKAVLLLDFPPAHPSEELLSSDDGRIIVKYLPPNVTSLIQPMSQGVLATVKRYYRAGLLQKYMDEGIDPRMFWKNLTVLDAIYEVSRAWNMVKSSTITKAWKKLFPGTEENSGMNIDEGAILAANLATVLQNTEDCEHVDLENIDQWFDSRSNDSSCQVLTDSERVEDQARPAETKPSSKTRKTELNPEKHISHKAALEWTENLLDYLEQQDDMLLSDKLVLRRLRTIIRRKQKIQNNKSH from the coding sequence ATGTTGGGGAAACGAAAGCGTGTGGTGTTGACAATTAAGGACAAGCTTGACATTATTAAgaaactggaggagggcatctcTTTCAAAAAACTTTCTGTGGTATATGGAATTGGTGAATCCACAGTTCGtgatattaaaaagaacaaagaaaggatAATAAACTATGCCAACAGTTCAGATCCTACAAGTGGGGTATCCAAACGTAAATCTATGAAGTCGTccacatatgaagaacttgacaGAGTTATGATAGAGTGGTTCAACCAACAGAAAACAGATGGAATTCCAGTGTCGGGAACGATTTGTGCAAAACAagccaaatttttttttgatgctcTGGGGATGGAAGGTGATTTTAATGCATCCTCTGGCTGGCTGACTAGATTCAAGCAGCGCCATGGTATTCCAAAGGCTGCTGGTAAaggaacaaaattaaaaggagacgAAACTGCTGCCAGTGAGTTTTGTGGTAACTTTCAGGAATTCGTTGAGAGAGAGAGTCTACAACCAGAACAAATTTATGGTGCTGATCAAACTGGATTGTTCTGGAAATGCTTACCATCAAGGACATTAGCTCTTGAAACTGAGCAGAGTTCTTCTGGTTATCGATCAAGCAGAGAGAGAATCATTATTATGTGTTGTGCAAATGCCACTGGTTTACACAAACTTAATCTTTGTGTTGTGGGAAAAGCGAAAAAACCTCGTGCATTCAAAGGAGCTGACCTTTCAAACCTTCCTGTTACTTATTTCAGTCAAAAAAGTGCATGGATAGAACATTCTGTTTTCAGAcagtggtttgaaaaatattttgtgccACAGGTACAGAAGCATTTGAAATCCAAGGGGCTTCTAGAAAAAGCAGTGCTCCTTTTGGACTTTCCTCCAGCGCATCCAAGTGAAGAATTGTTGAGTTCAGATGACGGCAGaataattgtgaaatatttaCCACCAAATGTCACAAGTCTCATTCAACCTATGAGCCAAGGAGTTCTAGCCACAGTAAAAAGATACTACCGAGCAGGACTTCTCCAGAAATACATGGATGAAGGAATTGACCCTAGAatgttctggaagaatttgaCAGTGTTAGATGCAATTTATGAAGTGTCAAGAGCTTGGAACATGGTAAAGTCAAGTACCATAACCAAAGCATGGAAAAAACTTTTCCCTGGCACTGAAGAGAATTCAGGCATGAACATTGATGAAGGAGCCATTTTAGCAGCTAACTTAGCAACAGTTTTACAGAACACAGAAGACTGTGAACATGTTGACCTTGAAAATATTGATCAGTGGTTTGACTCTCGGAGTAATGATTCAAGCTGTCAGGTCCTAACTGACAGTGAACGTGTGGAGGACCAGGCCAGGCCTGCCGAGACCAAGCCTTCCAGTAAGACTAGAAAAACAGAATTGAATCCAGAGAAGCATATTAGCCATAAAGCTGCACTTGAATGGACCGAAAATTTACTGGATTATCTAGAACAACAAGATGACATGCTTCTGTCTGATAAACTGGTATTGCGAAGGCTTCGAACCAtaataagaagaaaacagaagatccaGAATAACAAAAGTCATTAA